The proteins below come from a single Tenuifilum thalassicum genomic window:
- the corA gene encoding magnesium/cobalt transporter CorA, with amino-acid sequence MEQLKFKNIAHKKGQPPGTLIYTGNKTDDYEIAVINYNSEEYCEHELNDIEECLPFIDSPKVSWINIVGLHKVDVIEKIGRFFNLHLLVLEDILNVNQRPKVEYSDEYLFVVLRMLTYNELSHQVDSEQVSMVLGKNFVFTFQERKVDVFEPIRHRIRNKTGLIVKNKADYLLYALIDIIVDNYFVILEKIGEEVEILEEDVLLNPSQEVVHTIHRLKRNLLELRKSIWPLREVLNVLNKDETSVINRNTAIYFRDIHDHTIQVIDIVETLRDMVAGLLDVYLSSVSNRMNEIMKVLTIIATIFIPLTFIAGVYGMNFKYMPELNWRFGYPMSVALMLIVGILMVIYFRRKKWL; translated from the coding sequence ATGGAACAATTAAAATTTAAAAATATAGCCCATAAAAAAGGGCAACCACCAGGAACCTTAATTTATACCGGAAACAAAACCGACGATTATGAAATAGCTGTAATTAATTATAATTCTGAAGAATATTGTGAGCATGAACTTAATGATATTGAGGAATGCTTACCATTCATAGATTCCCCAAAAGTCTCATGGATAAATATAGTTGGCTTGCACAAAGTTGATGTGATTGAGAAAATTGGCAGGTTCTTTAATCTGCACCTGCTTGTACTCGAAGATATTCTTAATGTGAACCAACGGCCTAAGGTTGAGTATTCTGATGAATACCTGTTTGTTGTCTTACGAATGCTCACTTACAATGAGCTTTCACACCAAGTAGATTCTGAACAGGTTAGTATGGTTCTTGGAAAAAATTTTGTGTTTACTTTCCAAGAGAGAAAGGTCGATGTTTTTGAACCAATTCGCCATAGAATAAGGAATAAGACGGGGCTGATAGTAAAAAACAAAGCCGATTACCTGCTTTACGCATTAATCGATATTATTGTCGATAACTATTTTGTAATACTCGAAAAAATTGGGGAAGAGGTTGAGATTCTGGAGGAAGACGTATTGCTAAATCCTTCACAAGAAGTTGTTCATACCATTCATCGATTAAAGAGAAATCTTTTGGAGCTAAGAAAATCAATTTGGCCACTCAGAGAGGTACTTAATGTTTTGAATAAAGATGAAACAAGCGTAATCAATAGGAATACCGCAATCTATTTCAGAGATATTCACGACCATACCATTCAGGTTATTGATATAGTTGAGACATTAAGGGATATGGTAGCCGGCTTATTGGATGTATATCTTTCAAGCGTAAGTAATAGAATGAATGAAATAATGAAGGTCTTAACCATTATAGCAACCATATTTATTCCGCTTACTTTTATTGCAGGGGTCTATGGCATGAACTTTAAATACATGC
- a CDS encoding 4Fe-4S binding protein, with the protein MLNKFNKLLDKNYFPIVLKYFSLAALVMLVVLGFSASSSDPVFLKQLRNTNLGNLIVWSYWWPAIIILAIFFGRVWCMVCPVELITTAFSKIGLKRKRPRWLLSGWIITVFYLLILFVGIQVFAIHRNPTFMALYLLTIVAISVLVGAIFEKNTFCRYVCPVGYLLGLYSKLSFLGWRVKDKGICDSCTDKSCISKNYQYNLNVKSCGVDLYPANISDNSNCILCGGCLKACSRYQTQKNVNRPNPQLTYTGFANDLFKLKPLKLPEMVFVLVISGFVISEIWSEWKVTDSILNFLPHLLLKHLALSPTANGLFSGIILFGLIPLLIWYLPYLIAKISGFTLKLKNYLLNYGLAFIPIIASAHLSKAILKTTSRLPYFKYLSSDITGKITANQIVAGDIILNPTPVWLNILISVLLTLVVIGGIWLSVAVVKRLNYRFNIKYSSNAMFLIPIVYGGIFLFMILAWRWIF; encoded by the coding sequence ATGCTGAACAAATTCAACAAGTTATTAGATAAGAATTACTTCCCGATTGTATTAAAGTACTTCTCATTAGCAGCATTAGTAATGCTGGTTGTTTTAGGATTTTCGGCAAGTTCCTCAGATCCTGTTTTTTTGAAACAACTCCGGAATACCAACCTGGGGAACCTGATTGTATGGTCATACTGGTGGCCTGCCATAATTATTCTTGCTATTTTTTTTGGACGAGTTTGGTGCATGGTTTGTCCGGTTGAGCTAATAACAACCGCTTTCTCAAAAATTGGTCTTAAACGCAAACGGCCCAGATGGTTACTATCGGGCTGGATAATTACAGTATTCTATTTATTGATTCTTTTTGTTGGCATACAAGTTTTTGCCATTCATCGCAACCCAACATTTATGGCACTTTACCTTTTGACTATAGTTGCTATTTCGGTACTTGTTGGTGCAATCTTTGAGAAAAACACTTTTTGCCGTTATGTGTGTCCGGTTGGATACCTTTTGGGTTTGTACTCAAAACTATCCTTTTTGGGTTGGCGAGTGAAAGATAAAGGCATATGCGATAGCTGTACTGACAAGTCCTGTATAAGTAAAAATTATCAGTACAACCTGAATGTAAAAAGTTGCGGTGTCGATTTGTATCCTGCAAATATTTCCGATAACTCCAATTGCATACTATGTGGAGGATGTTTAAAAGCTTGCAGCAGGTATCAAACACAGAAAAATGTAAATCGGCCAAACCCACAACTAACCTATACTGGTTTTGCCAACGACCTATTCAAGTTAAAGCCTCTGAAACTTCCTGAAATGGTTTTTGTGCTGGTTATTTCGGGTTTTGTTATTTCTGAGATTTGGTCGGAATGGAAGGTAACCGATTCAATTTTAAACTTCTTGCCACATTTGTTACTAAAACATTTAGCATTATCGCCGACAGCCAACGGGTTGTTTAGTGGGATTATACTTTTCGGACTAATCCCATTATTAATCTGGTATTTACCATACCTAATAGCTAAAATATCGGGATTCACCTTAAAATTAAAGAATTACCTGTTGAATTATGGCCTGGCATTCATCCCAATTATTGCTTCAGCTCATCTTTCAAAGGCTATTTTAAAAACCACATCTCGTTTGCCATACTTCAAATACTTGTCGTCTGATATAACCGGTAAAATCACTGCTAATCAAATTGTAGCAGGTGATATCATCTTAAACCCAACTCCTGTTTGGTTAAATATACTGATTTCGGTTTTATTAACCCTTGTTGTAATAGGTGGAATTTGGTTGAGCGTTGCGGTTGTTAAAAGGTTGAACTACAGGTTTAACATTAAATATTCAAGTAACGCAATGTTCCTTATACCAATAGTTTATGGAGGCATTTTCCTTTTTATGATATTAGCTTGGCGGTGGATATTTTAA